In Raphanus sativus cultivar WK10039 chromosome 5, ASM80110v3, whole genome shotgun sequence, the following proteins share a genomic window:
- the LOC108862624 gene encoding stem-specific protein TSJT1 — protein sequence MLAIFDKNVAKAPEALKSQEGGSVCALKDGFLPNHFASIHPGAVTTNLGSSGLIACTLDKQNPLLPRLFAVNDDMFCIFQGHIENIPFLKQQYGLTKTATEVTVVIEAYRALRDRGPYPADQVVRDFQGRFAFMLFDCTTKNVFLAADADGSVPLFWGTDGEGHLVISEDVETVKKGCGKSFAPFPKGCFFTSSGGLRSFEFPLNELKPVPRVDSSGQVCGATFKVDSEAKKESAMPRVGSVQNWSQQI from the exons ATGTTAGCGATATTCGACAAGAACGTGGCGAAAGCCCCCGAGGCTCTAAAGAGTCAGGAAGGTGGATCTGTTTGTGCTCTTAAAGATGGCTTCTTACCAAACCACTTCGCTTCCATCCACCCTGGTGCCGTCACCACCAATCTCGGATCTTCTGGTCTCATCGCTTGCACTCTCGACAAGCAGAACCCTCTTCTTCCCAG ATTGTTTGCTGTGAATGATGATATGTTCTGCATCTTCCAAGGACATATAGAGAACATTCCGTTCCTTAAACAGCAATATGGACTGACAAAAACAGCAACCGAGGTCACCGTTGTGATCGAAGCCTACAGAGCCCTCAGAGACCGTGGTCCATACCCTGCCGACCAAGTTGTTAGAGACTTTCAAGGGAGATTTGCGTTTATGCTCTTTGACTGCACCACCAAGAATGTCTTCCTTGCTGCg GACGCAGATGGTAGCGTTCCTCTCTTCTGGGGAACTGATGGTGAAGGTCATCTCGTTATCTCTGAGGATGTTGAAACCGTGAAGAAAGGTTGTGGTAAATCCTTTGCGCCATTCCCTAAAG GGTGCTTCTTTACCTCGTCTGGAGGGTTGAGAAGCTTTGAGTTTCCACTGAACGAGCTAAAGCCTGTACCAAGGGTGGACAGTTCGGGTCAGGTGTGCGGTGCGACTTTCAAAGTGGATTCCGAGGCCAAGAAAGAAAGCGCAATGCCTCGAGTCGGCAGTGTTCAGAATTGGTCTCAACAAATCTGA
- the LOC108859146 gene encoding heat stress transcription factor A-6b-like, with protein sequence MAPNDPTKLSSPQPIEGLHESGPPPFLTKTYDMVEDSRTNDVVSWSEDKNSFIVWDPQAFSMTLLPRFFKHNNFSSFVRQLNTYGFRKVNPDRWEFANKGFLRGQKHLLKTISRRKTNNNNQMPPPESSSQQQSLENCCIEVGRYGLDGEMDSLRRDKQVLMMELVKLRKEQQSTKSYLTSTEEKLKKTELKQHQMMRFLARAMQNPDFLQQLMEQKEKSKDMEEAFRKKRQRTIDQGTSDVVNVEYCNVNVGGGGGYGKYRNDVGSSSRFVDVKQEIYGDMTEFDMLEFDRLDMHIEGLGDQFTGEEVLDVDKREKEREQEGFQKENNESYGEDFLEDLFKEDQDIDFERDGENVDVLIEQLGYLGSGSH encoded by the exons ATGGCCCCAAATGATCCAACAAAATTAAGCTCTCCGCAACCAATAGAAGGTCTCCACGAATCAGGCCCACCTCCATTTCTGACAAAGACATATGATATGGTGGAAGATTCAAGAACCAATGATGTTGTGTCTTGGAGCGAAGACAAAAACAGCTTCATTGTCTGGGATCCACAAGCTTTTTCCATGACTCTCCTCCCCAGATTCTTCAAGCACAATAACTTCTCTAGCTTTGTTCGACAGCTCAACACATAT ggTTTCAGAAAGGTGAATCCTGATCGATGGGAGTTTGCAAATAAAGGGTTTCTTAGAGGACAAAAGCATCTCCTCAAGACAATAAGTAGAAGAAAGACAAATAACAATAATCAAATGCCACCACCTGAATCATCCTCTCAACAACAATCACTTGAAAATTGTTGCATAGAAGTTGGTAGGTATGGTCTAGATGGAGAGATGGACAGCCTAAGGCGAGACAAACAAGTGCTGATGATGGAGCTAGTGAAACTTAGAAAGGAACAACAAAGCACCAAAAGTTATCTCACATCGACTGAAGAGAAGCTCAAGAAGACTGAATTAAAACAACATCAAATGATGAGATTCCTTGCTCGCGCAATGCAGAATCCTGATTTCCTTCAGCAACTCATGGAGCAGAAAGAGAAGAGTAAGGATATGGAAGAAGCATTCAGAAAGAAGAGACAAAGAACGATCGATCAAGGGACAAGTGATGTTGTTAATGTAGAATATTGTAATGTTAATGTCGGTGGTGGAGGTGGTTATGGAAAATATAGAAACGATGTTGGATCCTCCTCGAGGTTTGTTGACGTGAAACAAGAAATATATGGAGACATGACTGAATTTGATATGTTGGAGTTCGACAGACTTGATATGCACATTGAAGGACTTGGAGATCAGTTCACTGGGGAAGAAGTCCTGGATGTGgataaaagagagaaagaaagagaacagGAAGGGTTCCAAAAGGAGAACAATGAGAGTTACGGTGAAGATTTTTTGGAAGATTTGTTTAAAGAAGATCAAGATATTGATTTTGAACGAGATGGGGAAAATGTTGATGTGCTCATTGAGCAACTTGGTTATTTGGGTTCTGGTTCACACTAA
- the LOC108860217 gene encoding protein tesmin/TSO1-like CXC 3 isoform X2, protein MDTPQKTENHIGTLNSPVFNYINNLSPIKSIPIIAQTFGSLSPSLFTPPHNGSRSKSHIYSSDPSKEVVLVEETLLETVQILKNDCFSTPTPTPPRAINDGLTDLQRMCDGNVKRKSDTPDWETLFPDTPELLINDTLNDSEVDRCFLPVSSDSKRRSCGGKKPVSNSKESSADGLHRGVRRRLLDFEMPNIKQTSKDSDVGNEYSLSGNIKAGEAAGQSVVEEVPKSSLDLVVMNQSSPKKKRLKSEQGGEGDSSCKRCHCKKSKCLKLYCECFAAGVYCIEPCTCLDCFNKPIHEETVLATRKQIESRNPLAFAPKVIGNADSSIMEVGDDASNTPASARHKRGCNCRKSNCLKKYCECYQSGVGCSINCRCEGCKNAFGRKAASSFVGLDIKQDDVSETAKTQHRAELFSSVPLPTSTPLSLRQPLAQLPISFNNMLLPQQSQQLHGASGSSLYEGQSFRKQGMSLFSHSRIETIAEDIENVILSPITNINAVSPNSKRVSLPHLDASQMTPRRRNGERKLLLSIPTFPSLTPHR, encoded by the exons ATGGATACGCCCCAAAAAACTGAAAACCACATCGGCACTCTG AACTCTCCAGTGTTTAACTACATAAACAATCTGTCTCCAATCAAATCAATCCCAATTATTGCTCAAACCTTTGGCTCTCTCAGTCCTTCTCTCTTCACTCCCCCTCACAATGGATCTCGTTCCAAAAG TCATATTTACTCCTCTGATCCTTCCAAAGAAGTAGTACTTGTAGAAGAAACTTTACTTGAAACCGTACAAATTCTCAAGAATGACTGCTTCTCTACTCCTACTCCTACTCCTCCTAGAGCTATCAACGATGGTCTGACGGATCTGCAGAGAATGTGTGACGGCAATGTTAAGCGTAAAAGTGATACTCCAGATTGGGAAACTCTGTTTCCGGATACTCCTGAACTCTTGATTAATGATACACTGAACGATTCGGAGGTAGATAGATGCTTCTTACCGGTATCATCAGACTCCAAAAGACGTTCGTGTGGTGGTAAAAAGCCCGTTTCAAACAGCAAAGAGTCGTCCGCAGAT GGTCTTCACCGTGGAGTGAGAAGACGCCTTCTAGACTTTGAGATGCCTAACATTAAGCAAACGTCTAAGGACAGCGATGTTGGGAATGAGTACTCATTATCCGGAAACATTAAAGCCGGTGAAGCTGCAGGACAAAGTGTAGTAGAAGAGGTTCCAAAGTCTTCTTTAGATTTAGTGGTAATGAATCAAAGCAGTCCAAAGAAGAAAAG ACTTAAGTCTGAacaaggaggagaaggagactcATCATGTAAACGGTGCCACtgcaaaaaatccaaatgtcTGAAACT TTACTGTGAATGCTTTGCTGCTGGAGTTTATTGCATAGAGCCATGTACATGTCTAGATTGCTTCAACAAACCAATCCATGAAGAGACTGTCTTAGCCACTCGAAAACAGATTGAATCCCGGAATCCACTAGCGTTTGCCCCTAAAGTCATTGGAAATGCTGATTCTTCCATCATGGAAGTTGGTGATGATGCAAGCAACACTCCAGCTTCAGCGCGACACAAAAGAGGCTGCAACTGCAGGAAATCAAACTGTCTGAAGAAATACTGTGAATGCTATCAG AGCGGAGTTGGTTGTTCCATAAACTGTAGATGTGAAGGATGCAAGAATGCATTTGGCAGGAAAGCTG CCTCTTCATTTGTTGGCTTGGATATCAAACAAGATGATGTAAGCGAAACAGCGAAAACACAACACAGGGCAGAGCTGTTTAGTTCTGTTCCACTTCCAACTTCAACACCACTGTCATTAAG GCAACCATTGGCTCAACTTCCCATCTCATTCAACAACATGCTGCTTCCTCAACAGTCTCAGCAACTTCATGGAGCTTCTGGATCTTCCTTATACGAGGGGCAATCTTTCAGAAAACAAGGCATGAGTTTGTTCTCTCATTCAAGGATTGAGACTATCGCAGAGGATATTGAGAATGTAATCCTGTCTCCAATAACTAACATCAATGCTGTATCTCCCAATAGCAAAAGGGTTTCTCTGCCTCATCTTGATGCATCACAGATGACTCCAAGGAGAAGAAATGGTGAGAGGAAACTGTTACTGTCAATTCCAACTTTTCCTTCTCTCACTCCACACCGTTAA
- the LOC108860217 gene encoding protein tesmin/TSO1-like CXC 3 isoform X1 gives MDTPQKTENHIGTLEMQNSPVFNYINNLSPIKSIPIIAQTFGSLSPSLFTPPHNGSRSKSHIYSSDPSKEVVLVEETLLETVQILKNDCFSTPTPTPPRAINDGLTDLQRMCDGNVKRKSDTPDWETLFPDTPELLINDTLNDSEVDRCFLPVSSDSKRRSCGGKKPVSNSKESSADGLHRGVRRRLLDFEMPNIKQTSKDSDVGNEYSLSGNIKAGEAAGQSVVEEVPKSSLDLVVMNQSSPKKKRLKSEQGGEGDSSCKRCHCKKSKCLKLYCECFAAGVYCIEPCTCLDCFNKPIHEETVLATRKQIESRNPLAFAPKVIGNADSSIMEVGDDASNTPASARHKRGCNCRKSNCLKKYCECYQSGVGCSINCRCEGCKNAFGRKAASSFVGLDIKQDDVSETAKTQHRAELFSSVPLPTSTPLSLRQPLAQLPISFNNMLLPQQSQQLHGASGSSLYEGQSFRKQGMSLFSHSRIETIAEDIENVILSPITNINAVSPNSKRVSLPHLDASQMTPRRRNGERKLLLSIPTFPSLTPHR, from the exons ATGGATACGCCCCAAAAAACTGAAAACCACATCGGCACTCTG GAAATGCAGAACTCTCCAGTGTTTAACTACATAAACAATCTGTCTCCAATCAAATCAATCCCAATTATTGCTCAAACCTTTGGCTCTCTCAGTCCTTCTCTCTTCACTCCCCCTCACAATGGATCTCGTTCCAAAAG TCATATTTACTCCTCTGATCCTTCCAAAGAAGTAGTACTTGTAGAAGAAACTTTACTTGAAACCGTACAAATTCTCAAGAATGACTGCTTCTCTACTCCTACTCCTACTCCTCCTAGAGCTATCAACGATGGTCTGACGGATCTGCAGAGAATGTGTGACGGCAATGTTAAGCGTAAAAGTGATACTCCAGATTGGGAAACTCTGTTTCCGGATACTCCTGAACTCTTGATTAATGATACACTGAACGATTCGGAGGTAGATAGATGCTTCTTACCGGTATCATCAGACTCCAAAAGACGTTCGTGTGGTGGTAAAAAGCCCGTTTCAAACAGCAAAGAGTCGTCCGCAGAT GGTCTTCACCGTGGAGTGAGAAGACGCCTTCTAGACTTTGAGATGCCTAACATTAAGCAAACGTCTAAGGACAGCGATGTTGGGAATGAGTACTCATTATCCGGAAACATTAAAGCCGGTGAAGCTGCAGGACAAAGTGTAGTAGAAGAGGTTCCAAAGTCTTCTTTAGATTTAGTGGTAATGAATCAAAGCAGTCCAAAGAAGAAAAG ACTTAAGTCTGAacaaggaggagaaggagactcATCATGTAAACGGTGCCACtgcaaaaaatccaaatgtcTGAAACT TTACTGTGAATGCTTTGCTGCTGGAGTTTATTGCATAGAGCCATGTACATGTCTAGATTGCTTCAACAAACCAATCCATGAAGAGACTGTCTTAGCCACTCGAAAACAGATTGAATCCCGGAATCCACTAGCGTTTGCCCCTAAAGTCATTGGAAATGCTGATTCTTCCATCATGGAAGTTGGTGATGATGCAAGCAACACTCCAGCTTCAGCGCGACACAAAAGAGGCTGCAACTGCAGGAAATCAAACTGTCTGAAGAAATACTGTGAATGCTATCAG AGCGGAGTTGGTTGTTCCATAAACTGTAGATGTGAAGGATGCAAGAATGCATTTGGCAGGAAAGCTG CCTCTTCATTTGTTGGCTTGGATATCAAACAAGATGATGTAAGCGAAACAGCGAAAACACAACACAGGGCAGAGCTGTTTAGTTCTGTTCCACTTCCAACTTCAACACCACTGTCATTAAG GCAACCATTGGCTCAACTTCCCATCTCATTCAACAACATGCTGCTTCCTCAACAGTCTCAGCAACTTCATGGAGCTTCTGGATCTTCCTTATACGAGGGGCAATCTTTCAGAAAACAAGGCATGAGTTTGTTCTCTCATTCAAGGATTGAGACTATCGCAGAGGATATTGAGAATGTAATCCTGTCTCCAATAACTAACATCAATGCTGTATCTCCCAATAGCAAAAGGGTTTCTCTGCCTCATCTTGATGCATCACAGATGACTCCAAGGAGAAGAAATGGTGAGAGGAAACTGTTACTGTCAATTCCAACTTTTCCTTCTCTCACTCCACACCGTTAA
- the LOC108862626 gene encoding transmembrane emp24 domain-containing protein p24beta3, protein MERRQSSKNSVHVFLLLTLILLSSIERISSLSVTVSDEECVQEYVLYEGDTVSGNFVVVDHEIFWGSDHPGLDFTVTSPAGNIVQTLKGTSGDKFEFKAPRSGMYKFCFHNPYSTPETVSFYIHVGHIPNEHDLAKDEHLDPVNVKIAELREALESVVAEQKYLKARDTRHRHTNESTRKRVIFYTVGEYIFLAAASGLQVLYIRKLFSKSVAYNRV, encoded by the exons ATGGAGCGCAGACAATCGAGCAAGAACTCGGTCCATGTCTTCTTATTGCTTACCTTGATACTACTGAGTTCGATCGAGCGAATCTCCTCGCTCTCTGTGACGGTCAGCGACGAAGAATGCGTCCAAGAGTATGTCCTTTACGAAGGAGACACCGTCTCCGGTAACTTCGTCGTCGTCGACCATGAAATCTTCTGGGGATCAGACCATCCCGGTTTGGATTTCACG GTGACGTCTCCTGCTGGGAACATTGTACAGACGTTGAAGGGGACATCTGGAGATAAGTTTGAGTTTAAGGCACCGAGAAGTGGAATGTACAAGTTCTGTTTCCATAATCCTTACTCTACTCCTGAAACCGTCTCCTTCTACATTCACGTTGGTCATATCCCCAACGAGCATGACTTAGCCAAAGATG AACATTTGGACCCGGTGAATGTTAAGATAGCTGAGCTGAGAGAAGCTTTGGAGTCTGTTGTTGCTGAGCAAAAGTATTTGAAAGCACGTGATACCCGTCACCGTCATA CTAATGAGAGCACGAGAAAGCGGGTGATATTCTACACAGTAGGAGAGTACATATTCCTAGCAGCAGCTAGTGGTCTTCAGGTTCTATACATCCGCAAGCTCTTCAGCAAGTCTGTTGCATACAACAGGGTTTGA
- the LOC108862622 gene encoding meiotic recombination protein DMC1 homolog: protein MLSALKSEETSQMQIVEREEIDDDDDLFEAIDKLIAQGINAGDVKKLQDAGIHTCNGLMMHTKKNLTGIKGLSEAKVDKICEAAEKIVNFGYMTGSDALLKRKSVVHITTGCQALDDLLGGGIETSAITEAFGEFRSGKTQLAHTLCVTTQLPTNMKGGNGKVAYIDTEGTFRPDRIVPIAERFGMDPGAVLDNIIYARAYTYEHQFNLLLGLAAKMSEEPFKILIIDSIIALFRVDFTGRGELADRQQKLAQMLSRIIKIAEEFNVAVYMTNQVISDPGGGMFVSDPKKPAGGHVLAHAVTIRLSFRKGKGEQRVCKVFDAPNLPEAEAVFQITAGGVTDAKD, encoded by the exons ATGCTTTCAGCTCTCAA ATCCGAAGAAACGAGCCAGATGCAGATCGTCGAGCGAGAAGAGATCGACGACGATGACGATCTGTTCGAAGCGATCGACAAAC TGATCGCTCAAGGTATAAACGCTGGAGATGTTAAGAAACTGCAAGATGCTGGGATCCATACCTGTAATGGTCTGATGATGCATACCAagaag AACCTCACTGGAATCAAAGGTTTATCAGAGGCCAAAGTTGACAAAATCTGTGAAGCTGCTGAGAAGATAGTG AACTTTGGATATATGACTGGAAGCGATGCTCTTCTCAAG AGAAAATCAGTTGTTCATATCACTACAGGTTGCCAAGCTCTTGATGATCTCTTAGGAG GTGGAATTGAGACCTCAGCTATCACAGAGGCTTTTGGAGAATTCAG GTCTGGAAAAACTCAGTTAGCGCATACCCTTTGTGTCACTACGCAG CTGCCCACAAACATGAAAGGAGGGAATGGAAAAGTTGCTTACATTGACACTGAAGGAACCTT CCGCCCTGACCGGATCGTCCCAATTGCTGAAAGATTTGGAATGGACCCAGGAGCTGTGCTTGACAAT ATCATTTATGCTCGTGCTTACACCTATGAGCATCAATTCAACTTGCTTCTTGGCCTTGCTGCAAAAATGTCTGAGGAACCATTTAAGATTCTG ATTATCGACTCGATCATAGCTTTGTTCCGAGTTGATTTCACTGGAAGAGGGGAACTAGCTGACCGCCAG CAAAAACTAGCACAGATGCTCTCCAGGATAATCAAAATCGCAGAGGAGTTCAATGTTGCCGTCTACATGACCAACCAAG TCATATCCGATCCAGGCGGTGGAATGTTCGTATCAGATCCAAAGAAGCCAGCAGGTGGGCATGTTCTTGCTCATGCGGTAACCATCAGGCTCAGTTTCAGGAAAGGCAAAGGAGAGCAACGTGTATGCAAAGTCTTTGACGCACCAAATCTGCCTGAAGCCGAAGct GTCTTCCAGATTACTGCAGGAGGCGTTACAGATGCCAAAGACTAG